Proteins from a single region of Psilocybe cubensis strain MGC-MH-2018 chromosome 3, whole genome shotgun sequence:
- a CDS encoding Ribose-phosphate pyrophosphokinase 2, translating to MHSPSPPTPSPATPAPSTTPAPAPASTLPRNGVPPQTIVIKLGTSSIVHETTHQPLLSKLSAIVEVVVDLKRHGHRVVLVSSGAIGVGMRRMRMERRPGSLVGKQALAAIGQGRLIALWDNLFSQLEQPIAQILLTRGDISDEIKFGDNDTLSAITSSMIHADYLFLLTDVDGLYTANPRKEPGARMIEVVESVAGIRREVSTNTLGSSLGTGGMETKLIAAEIATAAGVTTVITTSQSPQNVFKIIDRVLPRPPHTLFLASPTPLRDLKAWTRNTLNPSGSVVVDGGAYEVLAKRESGGRLLAVGVLGVVGVFAAGQAVRVVVLAGGREEEEELSSRFEEGEGEEKQREKEISESDVIEVGRGLANYNSAQIMAVKGLNRLVSVIAHCVMGWIADVFFLDSALLPRVLGYADSEYVVENITIRSGAPVTSAANSSPAVLARGRGMQSLWLILAGNSHPELAQAVAERLNVPLVPVTVKKFSNGEINVKISESVRDEDVFIIQSGCDDVNDNFMELLILISACKTASARRITAVIPCFPYARMDKKDKSRAPITAKLVANMLVVAGCDHVITMDLHASQIQGFFDIPVDNLWSEPLMVGYIKREIAGWRDGIIVSPDAGGAKRATAMADKLGVEFAIIHRKRNGKSLSAPEHMEILVGDVQDKVAILVDDMIDTGNTLTMAVKTLHEKGAKSIYALISHDEYEYD from the exons ATGCATTCACCGTCACCGCCGACACCATCACCAGCGACCCCCGCGCCttccaccacccccgcccCGGCGCCCGCGTCTACCCTCCCGCGGAACGGTGTGCCACCGCAGACGATCGTGATTAAACTCG GCACATCCTCAATAGTACACGAAACAACCCACCAACCCCTCCTCTCCAAACTATCCGCCATCGTcgaagtcgtcgtcgatctGAAAAGGCACGGGCATCGCGTTGTGCTGGTTAGCTCGGGTGCGATTGGGGTggggatgaggaggatgaggatggagaggaggCCGGGGAGTCTTGTTGGGAAACAG GCACTAGCAGCCATCGGCCAAGGCAGACTTATAGCGCTGTGGGATAACCTGTTCAGCCAGCTCGAACAGCCTATTGCGCAGATTCTTTTGACGAGGGGGGATATTTCtgat gaaatCAAATTCGGAGACAACGACACACTCTCCGCTATAACCTCCTCCATGATCCACGCGGACTACCTCTTCCTATTGACGGACGTGGACGGGCTGTATACGGCGAACCCGAGGAAGGAGCCCGGTGCGAGGATGATTGAGGTCGTTGAGAGTGTTGCTGGGATTAGGCGGGAAG TCAGTACGAATACGCTAGGATCAAGTCTCGGTACGGGTGGTATGGAGACCAAGCTAATCGCAGCGGAAATAGCAACTGCAGCGGGAGTAACAACAGTAATCACAACAAGCCAATCCCCACAAAACGTATTCAAAATCATAGACCGCGTCCTCCCGCGTCCGCCGCATACGCTGTTCCTCGCTTCGCCTACGCCGCTGCGCGATTTGAAAGCGTGGACGCGAAATACGCTGAATCCGTCGGGGAGCGTGGTGGTTGATGGGGGTGCGTATGAGGTGTTGGCGAAGAGGGAGAGTGGGGGGCGGTTGTTGGCTGTTGGGGTGCTGGGTGTGGTTGGGGTGTTTGCGGCGGGGCAGGCTGTTAGGGTTGTTGTTTTGGCGggggggagggaggaagaggaggagttgAGTTCGAGGTttgaggagggggagggagaggagaagcagagggagaaggaaatCAGCGAGAGTGATGTAATTGAAGTTGGCCGTGGACTCGCGAATTACAATTCTGCGCAGATTATGGCTGTTAAAGGGTTGAATAGGTTAGTCTCTGTCATTGCGCATTGTGTTATGGGATGGATTGCtgatgtgttttttttggataGTGCGCTTCTGCCTCGCGTTTTGGGATATGCGGATTCGGAGTATGTCGTTGAGAATATTACGATTCGGTCGGGG GCCCCCGTTACCTCTGCAGCCAATAGCAGCCCCGCCGTATTGGCTCGCGGGAGGGGAATGCAGTCACTGTGGCT GATTCTTGCAG GGAATAGCCACCCCGAGCTCGCCCAAGCTGTGGCCGAGCG GCTCAACGTGCCCCTGGTCCCCGTCACCGTCAAAAAATTCTCCAACGGCGAAATCAACGTCAAAATCTCCGAGTCCGTGCGCGACGAAGacgtcttcatcatccagTCCGGATGCGACGACGTCAACGACAACTTCATGGAACTCCTCATTCTGATCTCAGCGTGCAAGACGGCGTCGGCGAGGCGGATTACGGCTGTTATCCCTTGTTTCCCGTATGCAAGGATGGATAAGAAGGATAAGAGTCGGGCGCCGATTACGGCGAAGCTTGTGGCGAATATGCTGGTTGTGGCGGGGTGTGATCATGTTATTACAATGGATCTGCATGCGAGTCAGATTCAGGGGTTTTTTGATATTCCGGTGGATAATTTGTGGTCGGAGCCGTTGATGGTTGGGTATATCAAGAGGGAGATTGCGGGGTGGAGGGATGGGATTATTGTCAGTCCTGATGCGGGCGGTGCGAAACG TGCGACTGCAATGGCTGACAAACTCGGCGTCGAATTCGCCATCATCCACCGAAAGCGAAACGGGAAATCGCTCTCTGCGCCGGAGCATATGGAGATTCTCGTTGGTGATGTGCAGGATAAG GTAGCGATTCTGGTGGACGATATGATCGATACGGGCAACACGCTCACGATGGCTGTCAAAACGCTCCATGAAAAGGGCGCAAAGTCGATATATGCGTTGATTTCGCATG
- a CDS encoding putative glutamate 5-kinase: MHSPSPPTPSPATPAPSTTPAPAPASTLPRNGVPPQTIVIKLGTSSIVHETTHQPLLSKLSAIVEVVVDLKRHGHRVVLVSSGAIGVGMRRMRMERRPGSLVGKQALAAIGQGRLIALWDNLFSQLEQPIAQILLTRGDISDRTRYLNAVNTLNELLSMGVVPIVNENDTVSVSEIKFGDNNTLSAITSSMIHADYLFLLTDVDGLYTANPRKEPGARMIEVVESVAGIRREVSTNTLGSSLGTGGMETKLIAAEIATAAGVTTVITTSQTPQNVFKIIDRVLPRPPHTLFLASPTPLRDLKAWTRNTLNPSGSVVVDGGAYGVLAKRESGGRLLAVGVLGVVGVFAAGQAVRVVVLAGGRGEEEGEGEEKEICESDVIEVGRGLANYNSAQIMAVKGLNRLVSVCYGMDC, from the exons ATGCATTCACCGTCACCGCCGACACCATCACCAGCGACCCCCGCGCCttccaccacccccgcccCGGCGCCCGCGTCTACCCTCCCGCGGAACGGTGTGCCACCGCAGACGATCGTGATTAAACTCG GCACATCCTCAATAGTACACGAAACAACCCACCAACCCCTCCTCTCCAAACTCTCCGCCATCGTcgaagtcgtcgtcgatctGAAAAGGCACGGGCATCGCGTTGTGCTGGTTAGCTCGGGTGCGATTGGGGTggggatgaggaggatgaggatggagaggaggCCGGGGAGTCTTGTTGGGAAACAG GCACTAGCGGCCATCGGCCAAGGCAGACTTATAGCGCTATGGGATAACCTGTTCAGCCAGCTCGAACAGCCTATTGCGCAGATTCTTTTGACGAGGGGGGATATTTCtgat CGCACGCGGTATTTGAACGCTGTGAACACGCTCAATGAGCTGTTGAGTATGGGCGTTGTGCCGATTGTGAATGAGAATGATACGGTTTCTGTTAGT gaaatCAAATTTGGGGACAACAATACCCTATCCGCTATAACCTCCTCCATGATCCACGCGGACTACCTCTTCCTGTTGACGGACGTGGACGGGCTGTATACGGCAAACCCGAGGAAGGAGCCCGGTGCGAGGATGATTGAGGTCGTTGAGAGTGTTGCTGGGATTAGGCGGGAGG TCAGTACGAATACGCTAGGGTCAAGTCTCGGTACGGGTGGTATGGAGACCAAGCTAATCGCAGCGGAAATAGCAACTGCAGCGGGAGTAACAACAGTAATCACAACAAGCCAAACCCCACAGAACGTATTCAAAATCATAGACCGCGTCCTCCCGCGTCCGCCACACACGCTCTTCCTCGCTTCGCCTACACCGCTGCGCGATTTGAAAGCGTGGACGAGAAATACGCTGAATCCGTCGGGGAGTGTGGTGGTTGATGGGGGTGCGTATGGGGTGTTGGCGAAGAGGGAGAGTGGGGGGCGGTTGTTGGCGGTTGGGGTGCTGGGTGTGGTTGGGGTGTTTGCGGCGGGGCAGGCTGTTAGGGTTGTTGTTTTGGcgggggggaggggggaagaggagggggagggagaggagaaggaaatcTGCGAGAGTGATGTCATTGAAGTTGGCCGTGGACTCGCGAATTACAATTCTGCGCAGATTATGGCTGTTAAAGGGTTGAATAGGTTAGTCTCTGTGTGTTATGGGATGGATTGCtga
- a CDS encoding putative glutamate 5-kinase — MHSPSPPTPSPATPAPSTTPAPAPASTLPRNGVPPQTIVIKLGTSSIVHETTHQPLLSKLSAIVEVVVDLKRHGHRVVLVSSGAIGVGMRRMRMERRPGSLVGKQALAAIGQGRLIALWDNLFSQLEQPIAQILLTRGDISDRTRYLNAVNTLNELLSMGVVPIVNENDTVSVSEIKFGDNDTLSAITSSMIHADYLFLLTDVDGLYTANPRKEPGARMIEVVESVAGIRREVSTNTLGSSLGTGGMETKLIAAEIATAAGVTTVITTSQSPQNVFKIIDRVLPRPPHTLFLASPTPLRDLKAWTRNTLNPSGSVVVDGGAYGVLAKRESGGRLLAVGVVGVIGVFAAGQAVRVVVLAGGRGEEEGEGEEKEISESDVIEVGRGLANYNSAQIMAVKGLNRLVSVCYGMDC; from the exons ATGCATTCACCGTCACCGCCGACACCATCACCAGCGACCCCCGCGCCttccaccacccccgcccCGGCGCCCGCGTCTACCCTCCCGCGGAACGGTGTGCCACCGCAGACGATCGTGATTAAACTCG GCACATCCTCAATAGTACACGAAACAACCCACCAACCCCTCCTCTCCAAACTCTCCGCCATCGTcgaagtcgtcgtcgatctGAAAAGGCACGGGCATCGCGTTGTGCTGGTTAGCTCGGGTGCGATTGGGGTggggatgaggaggatgaggatggagaggaggCCGGGGAGTCTTGTTGGGAAACAG GCACTAGCGGCCATCGGCCAAGGCAGACTTATAGCGCTATGGGATAACCTGTTCAGCCAGCTCGAACAGCCTATTGCGCAGATTCTTTTGACGAGGGGGGATATTTCtgat CGCACGCGGTATTTGAACGCTGTGAACACGCTCAATGAGCTGTTGAGTATGGGCGTTGTGCCGATTGTGAATGAGAATGATACGGTTTCTGTTAGT gaaatCAAATTTGGGGACAACGATACCCTATCCGCTATAACCTCCTCCATGATCCACGCGGACTACCTCTTCCTACTGACGGACGTGGACGGGCTGTATACGGCGAACCCGAGGAAGGAGCCCGGTGCGAGGATGATTGAGGTCGTTGAGAGTGTTGCTGGGATTAGGCGGGAAG TCAGTACGAATACACTAGGATCAAGTCTCGGTACAGGCGGGATGGAGACCAAGCTGATCGCAGCGGAAATCGCAACTGCAGCGGGAGTAACAACAGTAATCACAACAAGCCAATCCCCACAAAACGTATTCAAAATCATAGACCGCGTCCTCCCGCGCCCACCACACACACTCTTCCTCGCTTCGCCTACGCCGCTGCGCGATTTGAAAGCGTGGACGCGAAATACGCTGAATCCGTCGGGGAGTGTGGTGGTTGATGGGGGTGCGTATGGGGTGTTGGCGAAGAGGGAGAGTGGGGGGCGGTTGTTGGCTGTTGGGGTGGTTGGTGTGATTGGGGTGTTTGCGGCGGGGCAGGCTGTTAGGGTTGTTGTTTTGGcgggggggaggggggaagaggagggggagggagaggagaaggaaatcAGCGAGAGTGATGTCATTGAAGTTGGTCGTGGACTCGCGAATTACAATTCTGCGCAGATTATGGCTGTTAAAGGGTTGAATAGGTTAGTCTCTGTGTGTTATGGGATGGATTGCTGA